The DNA region TCACGCCCGGGTACTTCCGGGCCATGGGCACCAGGCTGCTGGAGGGGCGCGGCTTCACGGCGCAGGACGATAGCGCGTCACCGGGGGCCATCGTCGTGAATGAGCGGTTCGCCACGCGGTTCTGGCCGGGCCAGGATGCGCTCGGCAAGACCGTCCACGTCCACGGGCGCGACCACACCGTGATCGGCGTCGTGCCAACGGGAAAGTACGACCGGCTGGGCGAGCCGCCCACGCCCTACATGTACTTCGCCCAGGCCCAGGATTGGGAATTCGGTATGACCCTGGTGCTGCGCACCCGCGGCGACCCGTTGGCCGTGGTGCCCACGCTCCGTTCCGAAGTGGCCGCGCTGGATGCCGACATGCCGCTGAGCGACGTGCGGTCCATGGAGAGCCACCTGGGCATCGCGCTGCTCCCGGCCCGGCTCACCGGATGGGTACTGGGGATTTTCGGGTTGCTGGGGCTGATCCTGGCTTCAGTGGGTATGTACGGGGTGATGGCCTATTCGGTGGCGCAGCGCACGCGGGAGATCGGCATCCGGATGGCCATCGGGGCGGCGGGCGGCGCCGTCGTCCGACTACTGATGAAGCAGGGGTTGACCCTGGTTCTGGTGGGCACCGGGGTCGGACTGGCGGGCGCGTTCGGTGTGGCGCAGATTATTCGAGGCCAGTTATACTTGGGAAGTGGATTCGACCCGCTCACGTTCGTGCTCGTCCCCGTGGTCCTGGTCGGCGTAGCCATGGGAGCCATATGGATTCCTGCCAGGCGCGCCGCGGGGCTGGACCCGGTACGCGCTCTGAGGCAGGAATAGACACAGCCGGCCGAGAAAGTTTCTTTCTCCCTGTTGCCCTCTGGATTAAAAAATTCTAACTTTGTTGCACGACGCGCGTGCGCCGCGATCTTCGGGCCGGCTTGGTGAGTGGTCCACGGAGCGCCCGACACGCACTTACCCGGCCCCCTCACCGACTGATCCGTCTCCCAACCCACCGTGACCCCACGCAAACGCAGTACCTCCAAAGCCCGCGCGCATTCGGATGAGGTCCTCTCCAAGGCCCGCCTGGCCGACGAAATCAAGAAGGTCATCGCCGAAAAGGGACTGACCCAGACGGCCGCTGCGGCCGTCGCGCGCGAGGCCCAATCCCAGATGTCCCTCGTGATGTCAGGGCATCTTCAGGGCTTCTCGGCGAACCGCCTGTTTCGCATCCTGCTTCGCCTCGGGCGCAATGTCGACGTGATCATCACGCGCACCGCGGGCGCCAAGAGCGGTGGACGGATGAAGATCACCGGCACGGGTCCGGCCCGCGCCGCCGGGCGTCGCCGCTGACGGTTGGGCAGGCGCCCAGTAGTCGCCGGGCGCCTGAAAGCTGTACCCTTCGCCCTTCACGGTTCTGAGAGCGTGCGCAAGCCCCACTTTGGAGAGCTTGCGCCGCAGGTACAGCACATAGACGCCGACGATCCCCGTCGACGACGGGCGATCGTCGCCGTCGCCCCACACGCGGAGTAAAATCTCTGCGCGTGAGAGTGTCGTGCCGCCGCCGTCTGCCAGACAGCGGAACACGGCGAACTCGCGCGTCGTGAGCGTCACGCGCCGGCCGTTGGCACCCACCGTCCGGCGCGTCCCGTCCAGTTGCATCCCTTCGGGACCCGCCGGCATCGGCAGGATGAGGGGGGACGCGCGCCGTAATTGGCGGCGGAGCCGTACCACCAGCTCCGCCCACGCGCGGTCCGATGACACGAAGTCGTCCACGCCCACGGCGAGCAGACTGGTGAGCACCGACGGGCCGGCCGCCGAGGTGACGACGATCTGCGGCACCAGCTCCCAGCGGTCGCGCAGCCGTTGGAGGGTCTCCACGTAGTCGGCGGTGACCGCGGACGGCACGTCCACGACGATCGCGTGCGGCGCCTTGGCTCCGCGCCGCCAGAGGCCGGACGCCGGAGCCCGCCAGGCGAACGTCGTCGTGAGAATGCCATAACGCTCGAGCGCCCGCTGGATCATCGCCACGCGGGCGCGCACCCGTCCGATGACGAGCACCGTCGGGGCTTCGGGCGCTTTATGGGCAGACTTGCGGCGATGGTTCATGCGGAATGGGTGAGCGTCATCCCGCAAACAATTGGGGAGAGCCCGAAGCCGGCGGCGGGTGGTGACCGGAGCGAATCTACGGCCGGGACTTCGCGGGAGGGTTACAGAGCGGGCAATGCAGCCCGGCTTTGTGCCGCCCTCGGCGCCGGGCGCAGCCGCTGGACGAACAGGTCGAGCACGCAGCGCAGCCCGCCCTGACGGCGCACCTCGCTCGCCCGCAAGGCCGTATAACGCTTCATCGCGTTGCGGAGGGCCTTATCCGACGGGTACTCCATCTCCAGCGCCACCCACTCCACCGTCTGGCCGGTGCTCGACAGAAGCTGCGCGGCAAGCATCAGCCGGCACCAGGCTATCAATCTTGCGGGCGACGGCGACCCGCCCGCCACGCAGCGATTGCGCAGCGTTTTGCGGTGGACGCCGAGCGCCGACGCGACGCTGTCCACCGAACGCGCCTCGGCCGCGTGCGTCACGCAGTACTCCGCCACCGGGCGGATGGCCGCGGGGAGCACGGGCAACAGCGCGTCGAGCACCGCGTCGGCCGCGCACGCCCGCTGCGCCGCCGCGACCACCGACCGCAGGGCGACGCGGCTGTCGTCCACGCCCACGAACAGGAACTCGTGGACGCCGGCTTCGGCCATCTGGCGGATGCCCGCGGCATTTGCCAGGCCCGTGTGGCAGTGGGCGACGACCGCCGCGGATGGGGCGATGCGCCGCAGTTCGCGCACGATTGGCGCAGCCGAGTGCCCATCGCCGTCCCGGGGGGCCAGGATCACCGTGATCGCCGCCCCTTTGGCGCGCCGGACCGCGGCAACGACCTCGGCCAGCGACTCGGCCCACTGCGCGCGCGCCCAGCCCCGCAACGCGCCCGTGAGCCGGGCGCGTTCCGCGTGGCTGGCGACGTATCCCACGATCAGCGGCAGCCGCGGAGTCGGCTTCATCTGGGCCGCTACGGCCAGGACCGGCGCGGGCCGCGGAGCCCCGTGCGGTACAACACGTGGCGCGTTCCGGCGTGTATCACGTCGCGCTCGAAGATCATGCCCACCTTCTCCATCACTCGGCGCGACCCGTTGTTGGTGGGCAGCGTGACCGCGACCAGCGAGTCGAGGCCGAGTTCGAACCGCCCGATGACCAGGCACTTGTTGGCGACCTCCGTGGCCAGGCCCTGCGCCCACCAATCGGGGTAGAAGGCGTAGCCGATCTCGACCTCGGCGGCGCCTTCCACGTCGAGGTGGCGCACGCAGGCGCGCCCGATGATCGCGTCCCGCGCGGCCGTGCGCACCATCCAGAGCCCGAACCCGTACCGTTCCCAGTGCTCCAGGTTCTGCTCCAGGTAGCGGCGCGTCTGTTCCTCGGTGCGCACGCCGCCGAGCGTGGCCATGACGTGCGCGTCCTGGTGCATGCGCCGGATTTCCGACAGATGCGCCGGGACGAGTCGCTCGGCGTGGAGGCGGGGTGTGGTGAACGAGTCGAGAGTCATGAGGGATTGGAACGGCGCCGTTACTGAATCTGGTATGGCGGGGCGCGCGGCGCGAGCCCCAACGTGAAACGCCGGAGGACCCGAAGGCCCCCCGGCGTATCGCATCCGCCCCCGGCCGCCTGCTTCACCGGCGCCGCGGATCGTTCACGGCCTCTACTTGCCGCCCTGCTTCGTGGAGTCGATGAACTTCTCGATGTTCTGCTGAAGCTGCTTGGCCGACGTCTGGTTGAGGTAGGCCATGTGGCCGCTCTCGTAGTAATCGAACTTCACGCGATCCGAGTAAGTCTGGTCGAACCCCAGGTGCCGGAAGGTGTACTCGGCGTTCGCGAACGGCGTGGCCATGTCGTAGTAGCCGGCGCCCACCAACACGTGCAGGGTGGAGTCCTTGGCCATGGCCAGGCGCAGCTCCTGGCTCTCGCTCGGGTAGCCGGCGTAGCCGCCCGGGCCCCAGTCCCAACGACCGGTGTGTCCGCCGATGTAGTACTGAAGGTCGGTGTGGTAGTCGAGGTCGTCGTGCAGGTAGCGCATGAAGGCCGTCATGAACGCGCCCGTGGGCGCCACGTCGCTGGGATCGTAGTCCTGGCGCTGGTCGGCCGCGTTGCCATTGATGCCGATGAGCCGGCTGTCGTAGCGGCCGAGCATCTCGCGCTGGTCGCGCAGCAGCTCGGTGCGGAAGGTGCCGGCATCGACGCGCAGGTTGGTGTTGAGCAGGAACTGCTGCGACAGCCCGGTGAGCCGGGCCAACTTCTCGGCCGCCGCCGTCTTCTCGGCGCTCGTCAGTTCGTTGCCCTTGGCGAGCGTGGTCAGGTAGTCGCCAAAGGCGTAGTCGCGCGACTGCTGCACCACCTGCGCGAGCGGCAGCTTCTGCAGGTCGGGCGGCAGCTTCTTGTGGTACCAGGCCGTGGCCGTGTAGGTGGGCAGGAACATCGCGTAGGGCGCGTCGTTGGTGGGCGACGGCGCGATGTTGCCGAGGTCGAGCACCGTGCCGAGGAGCATCACGCCGTTCATGTAGATGCCCTCGTTCTCCTGCAGTTCGTTGACCAGGCCGGCCGAGCGGAAGGTGCCGTAGCTCTCGCCGAACAGGTACTTGGGGCTCGCCCAGCGATTGTACTTGTCCAGGTAGTCGCGAATGAACTGGCCGAACATCGTGATGTCGTTTTCGGCGCCGGTGAACTCCGTGGCGGGCACTCCCGGTGCCGGCCGCGAGTAGCCGGTGTTCATCGCGTCGATCTGCACCAGGTCGGTGGCGTCGAGCGGCGAATTCTGGTTGGCCACCAGGTCGTACGGCGGGGCCGGCTCGCTGCCGTTGGGGCCCATGTTCGGGTGCATCGGGCTCATGATGCCCATGTCGAGCCAGATGGACGACGAGCCCGGGCCGCCATTGTAGAAGAAGGTGACCGGGCGCTTGGCCACGTCCTCGCCGTCCTTGGTGTAGGCGATGTAGAAGACGGTCGCTTTGGGTTTCCCATCGCCGTCGCGGATGACCATGGTGCCGGCGTTGGCGGTGTAGGCGATCTGCTTGCCGTCGATCATCACGGTGTGGTGCGTGGTGGCGACCTTCTCGATGGCGGGGACGCCCGCGGAGTCCGCGGCGCCGCCGGGGGCGCCACCGCGTCCTCCGCGGCCCGGGTATTGGCCGCTCGCGGCGGCGGGAACGATGGCCAGAGACGAAGCGGCGATACCGATCAACAGCAGCCTAGCGCGCATGACAGACCCTCCGGTTTCCGGTACTGGATTGTGATTGGAACGCGGTTGTGCGGGGGTCCGTAAAGTATACTGGCTGGCAACCGTCGGCGTAGCCGTGGTTACCAAGTGACTGTAGGCGGACGCCGGCCGTTGGTGCCCACCCCCTTCCGAACGGGGCATGACCGCAATGATCGAGACGATCCTTCGGGACCTCAAACACGCCGTCCGGCTGTTCCGCAAGAGCCCGGGCTTCGTCTTTGCCGCCGTGGCCGCGCTCGCGCTCGGGATCGGCGCCAACACCGCCATCTTCTCCGTGGTCGATGCGGTGCTGCTCAAGCCGCTGCCCTACCCGGCGCCCGAGCGCATGGTCCTGTTGGGCGTCAAGTCGCCGCAGGGACAGAACCTCGCCGGGTCGCCCGCCAAGTTCGAGTACTGGCAGAAGCAGACGTCGGTGATCCAGGACGTGGCGGCGTTCAACACCGGGTTCGTGAACTACACCGGCGGAAGATTTCCCGAGCAGTTCAAGTCGGCCGATGTCTCCGCAAATTTCTTCCGGCTGTTCGGCGCCCGCACCGTGGTCGGCCGGCCCTTTACCGAGCAGGAGGACCAACCCAACGCCGGGCATTTCGCGGTCATCAGCAATGGGCTCTGGCGGCGGCAGTTCAACCGCGATCCGCAGATCGTCGGCAAGTCCATCTCGCTGGGCGGCGATCCGTACACCGTGACCGGCGTGCTCGACCAGTTCGACTTCAGCGATTTCGGGGCCACGCCCGACGTGATCATGCCGTTCCAGTTCGACCCCAACACCACCGACCAGGGACACTACTTCACCGTCGGGGGCCGGCTCAAGCCGGGCGTCACCCTGGCCCAGGCCAGCGCGGAGTTGGGGCACGCCACGGCCCAGTATTCGGCGGCCTTTCCGAACGCGATAGGCAAGGGCGGCGCCTTCTACGCCGTGGGAATGGGCGACGGGCTCGTGGCCAACGCGCGCAAGTCGCTGTACGTGCTGCTCGGCGCGGTGGGCTTCGTGCTGCTCATTGCCTGCGCCAACGTCGCCAACTTGCTGCTCGCCCAGGCCACCGGGCGCAAACGGGAGATCGCCATCCGCGCCGCGCTGGGCGGATCGCGCGCACGCATCGTGAGCCAGCTGCTCACGGAGAGCGTGATGCTCGCGCTCGCCGGCGGCGTGCTCGGGCTCGTGCTCGGCGCGCTGGGCATCAGGGCCCTGCTCTCCGTGAACACCGCGGGACTGCCACGCATCGGGGAGCACGGGGCGGGAGTGGGCATGGACTGGCGGGTGCTCGTGTTCACCCTCGTCGTGGCGCTCGGCACGGGCATCGTGTTCGGCCTCGTTCCGGCGCTCGCCAGTTCGCGCACCGACCTCGCGGAGACGTTCAAGGAGGGAGGGTCGCGCACCGGGTCGGGGTTCCGCCACAACAAGGCGCGGAGCGTGTTCATCGTCACCGAGATCGCGCTGGCGCTGGTGCTGCTCGTGGGGTCGGCGCTGCTCATCCGCACCGACCTCGCGCTGTCCAACGTGGACCCGGGGTTCGACGCGCGCCACGTGCTCACGATGCGCATGTCGCTCACCGGCGAGCGGTGGGCCACCACGGAGGCCGTGGCGCTGGCGGTGCGCGACGGCATGCAGCGGGTGGAGGCCATTCCGGGCGTCGAACTCGCCAGCGCCACCTGCTGCGTGCCGCTGCAGGGCGGCTACGGGCTGCCCTTCACCATCGCCGGCGCGCCGCTCACCAACGGGCCGTACAGCGGCGGGGCGTCGTGGGTGACCGTGTCGCCCGGCTACTTCGAGGTGTTCAAGATC from Gemmatimonadaceae bacterium includes:
- a CDS encoding winged helix-turn-helix domain-containing protein, whose product is MNHRRKSAHKAPEAPTVLVIGRVRARVAMIQRALERYGILTTTFAWRAPASGLWRRGAKAPHAIVVDVPSAVTADYVETLQRLRDRWELVPQIVVTSAAGPSVLTSLLAVGVDDFVSSDRAWAELVVRLRRQLRRASPLILPMPAGPEGMQLDGTRRTVGANGRRVTLTTREFAVFRCLADGGGTTLSRAEILLRVWGDGDDRPSSTGIVGVYVLYLRRKLSKVGLAHALRTVKGEGYSFQAPGDYWAPAQPSAATPGGAGRTRAGDLHPSTALGARGARDDHVDIAPEAKQDAKQAVRREALKMP
- a CDS encoding helix-turn-helix domain-containing protein, with amino-acid sequence MKPTPRLPLIVGYVASHAERARLTGALRGWARAQWAESLAEVVAAVRRAKGAAITVILAPRDGDGHSAAPIVRELRRIAPSAAVVAHCHTGLANAAGIRQMAEAGVHEFLFVGVDDSRVALRSVVAAAQRACAADAVLDALLPVLPAAIRPVAEYCVTHAAEARSVDSVASALGVHRKTLRNRCVAGGSPSPARLIAWCRLMLAAQLLSSTGQTVEWVALEMEYPSDKALRNAMKRYTALRASEVRRQGGLRCVLDLFVQRLRPAPRAAQSRAALPAL
- a CDS encoding GNAT family N-acetyltransferase, which codes for MTLDSFTTPRLHAERLVPAHLSEIRRMHQDAHVMATLGGVRTEEQTRRYLEQNLEHWERYGFGLWMVRTAARDAIIGRACVRHLDVEGAAEVEIGYAFYPDWWAQGLATEVANKCLVIGRFELGLDSLVAVTLPTNNGSRRVMEKVGMIFERDVIHAGTRHVLYRTGLRGPRRSWP
- a CDS encoding ABC transporter permease; this encodes MTAMIETILRDLKHAVRLFRKSPGFVFAAVAALALGIGANTAIFSVVDAVLLKPLPYPAPERMVLLGVKSPQGQNLAGSPAKFEYWQKQTSVIQDVAAFNTGFVNYTGGRFPEQFKSADVSANFFRLFGARTVVGRPFTEQEDQPNAGHFAVISNGLWRRQFNRDPQIVGKSISLGGDPYTVTGVLDQFDFSDFGATPDVIMPFQFDPNTTDQGHYFTVGGRLKPGVTLAQASAELGHATAQYSAAFPNAIGKGGAFYAVGMGDGLVANARKSLYVLLGAVGFVLLIACANVANLLLAQATGRKREIAIRAALGGSRARIVSQLLTESVMLALAGGVLGLVLGALGIRALLSVNTAGLPRIGEHGAGVGMDWRVLVFTLVVALGTGIVFGLVPALASSRTDLAETFKEGGSRTGSGFRHNKARSVFIVTEIALALVLLVGSALLIRTDLALSNVDPGFDARHVLTMRMSLTGERWATTEAVALAVRDGMQRVEAIPGVELASATCCVPLQGGYGLPFTIAGAPLTNGPYSGGASWVTVSPGYFEVFKIPIKRGRTFTDRDDAQATPVVIINEAMAKQFWPKGDALGAHMTIGHGVMKQFESDPERQVIGIVGDSRDNGLNSDPGPRMFVPQAQTADAVNQLNSGLSPMAWVVRTRTPPMGLSSKIEAALRAATGLPVSDIASMDQVVQQSTSRQRFNMWLMTVFGASALVLAAIGIYGLMAYTVEQRAQEIGIRLALGADGSRVKNMVVAQGMRLALVGVVVGIGASFALTRLIASFLFGVKQYDPLVFVSVPLVLTAVALVAVWWPARRASSVDPLSALRYE